The following proteins are encoded in a genomic region of Burkholderia pyrrocinia:
- the thiE gene encoding thiamine phosphate synthase, whose translation MSARFADAFWPPADELAEAAERIRARLGDWPGGAAPWRLCVATPVAPADGDVLIVSAGDRTAQARASAASRPASPDAVAIEFDEQGAALHAAGVRYALDAAHPLADDWIAALAAFLDCGFAPVDALVLALAWRDGDETRAADAWPVDAARFPRVAGLPAAPEPAFAPCPAQLGLYPVVPDAEWVERVLDCGVRTVQLRVKGATPDALRREIARAVAAGRRYPDARVFINDHWQIAADAGAYGVHLGQEDLETADLAAIARAGLRLGLSSHGYYEMLRALHERPSYLALGPVYATATKAVAAPPQGLARIARYARFARARAPLVAIGGVGLDTLPAVLATGVGSVAVVSAVTGAADYRTALIALQQCFAGQFDNH comes from the coding sequence ATGAGCGCGCGCTTCGCCGATGCGTTCTGGCCGCCGGCCGACGAACTGGCCGAAGCGGCCGAACGGATTCGCGCACGGCTCGGCGACTGGCCGGGCGGCGCGGCGCCGTGGCGGCTTTGCGTGGCGACGCCCGTCGCGCCGGCCGACGGCGACGTGCTGATCGTGTCGGCCGGCGACCGTACCGCGCAGGCACGCGCGTCGGCCGCATCGCGGCCCGCGTCGCCGGATGCGGTCGCGATCGAATTCGACGAGCAGGGGGCGGCGCTGCATGCGGCGGGCGTGCGCTACGCGCTCGACGCCGCGCACCCGCTCGCGGACGACTGGATCGCGGCGCTCGCGGCGTTCCTCGATTGCGGCTTCGCGCCGGTCGACGCGCTGGTGCTCGCGCTTGCGTGGCGCGACGGCGACGAAACGCGCGCCGCCGACGCCTGGCCGGTCGACGCAGCGCGGTTCCCGCGCGTCGCCGGGCTGCCGGCCGCGCCTGAGCCCGCGTTCGCGCCATGCCCCGCGCAGCTCGGCCTCTATCCGGTCGTGCCGGACGCCGAATGGGTCGAACGCGTGCTCGATTGCGGCGTGCGGACCGTGCAACTGCGCGTGAAAGGCGCAACGCCGGACGCATTGCGCCGGGAAATCGCACGCGCGGTCGCGGCCGGGCGCCGCTATCCCGATGCGCGCGTGTTCATCAACGATCACTGGCAGATCGCTGCAGATGCAGGTGCGTACGGCGTTCATCTGGGTCAGGAGGACCTCGAGACGGCCGATCTGGCCGCGATCGCGCGCGCGGGCCTGCGGCTCGGACTGTCGAGCCATGGTTATTACGAAATGTTGCGGGCGCTGCACGAGCGTCCGAGCTACCTCGCGCTCGGCCCCGTGTACGCGACCGCGACCAAGGCCGTCGCTGCGCCGCCACAGGGACTCGCGCGGATTGCCCGCTACGCGCGCTTCGCGCGCGCGCGGGCGCCGCTCGTCGCGATCGGCGGGGTGGGGCTCGACACGCTGCCGGCCGTGCTGGCGACGGGCGTCGGCAGCGTCGCGGTGGTCAGTGCGGTCACGGGCGCCGCCGACTATCGGACTGCGCTTATTGCGCTGCAGCAATGTTTTGCCGGACAATTTGACAATCATTGA
- the thiS gene encoding sulfur carrier protein ThiS — protein sequence MDIQINQQTLTLPDGATVADALAAYGARPPYAVALNGNFVARTQHAARSLAAGDKLDVVHPVAGG from the coding sequence ATGGATATCCAGATCAACCAACAGACCCTGACGCTGCCCGACGGCGCGACGGTGGCCGACGCGCTCGCCGCGTACGGCGCGCGTCCGCCTTACGCGGTCGCGCTGAACGGCAACTTCGTCGCGCGCACGCAGCATGCGGCGCGCTCGCTCGCGGCGGGCGACAAGCTCGACGTCGTGCACCCCGTCGCGGGCGGCTGA
- a CDS encoding thiazole synthase, whose protein sequence is MTSLTSADALTLYGEPFASRVLLGTSRYPSLQSLSDSIAASRPGMVTVALRRQMTGGTAEAGFFDLLKRHAVPLLPNTAGCQTVAEAVTTAHMAREVFGTDWIKLELIGDDYTLQPDPVGLIEAAAQLVKDGFKVLPYCTEDLVIGRRLLDVGCEALMPWGAPIGTGKGVVNPYGLRVLRERLPDVPLIVDAGLGVPSHACQVMEWGFDGVLLNTAVSQATHPEIMARAFAQGVEAGRAAYLAGPMDARETAHASTPVVGMPFWHQDGGGA, encoded by the coding sequence ATGACGTCCCTTACCTCCGCCGACGCGCTGACGCTGTACGGCGAACCCTTTGCAAGCCGCGTGCTGCTCGGCACGTCGCGCTATCCGTCGCTGCAGTCGCTGTCCGATTCGATCGCGGCGTCGCGACCGGGGATGGTGACGGTCGCGCTGCGCCGCCAGATGACGGGCGGCACGGCCGAAGCCGGCTTCTTCGACCTGCTCAAGCGCCACGCGGTGCCGCTGCTGCCGAACACGGCCGGCTGCCAGACCGTTGCCGAGGCAGTGACGACCGCGCACATGGCGCGCGAGGTATTCGGCACCGACTGGATCAAGCTCGAGCTGATCGGCGACGACTACACGCTGCAACCCGACCCGGTCGGGCTGATCGAAGCCGCCGCACAACTGGTCAAGGACGGTTTCAAGGTGCTGCCGTACTGCACCGAGGATCTCGTGATCGGCCGGCGCCTGCTCGACGTGGGCTGCGAGGCGCTGATGCCGTGGGGCGCGCCGATCGGCACGGGCAAGGGCGTCGTGAACCCGTACGGCTTGCGCGTGCTGCGCGAACGGCTGCCCGACGTGCCGCTGATCGTCGACGCGGGGCTCGGCGTGCCGTCGCACGCGTGCCAGGTGATGGAGTGGGGCTTCGACGGCGTGCTGCTGAACACGGCCGTGTCGCAGGCCACGCACCCCGAGATCATGGCGCGCGCCTTTGCGCAGGGCGTCGAGGCCGGCCGTGCCGCGTATCTCGCCGGGCCGATGGACGCGCGCGAGACCGCGCACGCGAGCACGCCGGTCGTCGGGATGCCGTTCTGGCACCAGGACGGGGGCGGCGCATGA
- a CDS encoding FAD-dependent oxidoreductase — protein MNVQNSRPDFAVLGGGLVGRLIAWRLAGDGHRVALYERGGPDGEQSAAWIAAAMLAPLAEAASAELLITELGAASLARWPQWLAELPEPVFFQHHGTLVVWHHADRAEAPLFERRVRANAPADLFDGGFVTLAGAQVDAAEPALAGRFARGLLLPREGQLDNRQALRALAAGLVERGVDLHWHVAIDEANLPAAHFTIDCRGLGAKPVLPALRGIRGEVARVHAPGIGLTRPVRLLHPRYPLYIAPKQDDLYVIGATEVEGEDMSPVSVRSALELLSAAFSVHPAFGEARILELNAQCRPTLPDHRPAVIWDGASTLAVNGLYRHGFMIAPEVAHAAVGFAEASLGGAFGDADAFAAWRDAARWPTLLHHRNDARQPA, from the coding sequence ATGAACGTCCAGAATTCACGGCCGGATTTCGCGGTGCTCGGTGGCGGCCTCGTCGGCCGCCTGATCGCATGGCGGCTCGCGGGCGACGGGCATCGCGTCGCGCTCTACGAGCGCGGCGGCCCGGACGGCGAGCAGTCGGCCGCGTGGATCGCGGCCGCGATGCTCGCGCCGCTCGCGGAAGCGGCGAGCGCGGAGCTGCTGATCACCGAACTCGGCGCCGCGTCGCTCGCGCGCTGGCCGCAGTGGCTCGCGGAACTGCCCGAACCCGTATTCTTCCAGCATCACGGCACGCTTGTCGTCTGGCATCACGCGGATCGCGCGGAGGCGCCGCTGTTCGAGCGGCGCGTGCGCGCGAACGCGCCGGCCGACCTGTTCGACGGCGGCTTCGTCACGCTCGCCGGCGCGCAGGTCGACGCGGCCGAGCCCGCGCTCGCGGGCCGCTTCGCGCGCGGCCTGCTGCTGCCGCGCGAAGGCCAGCTCGACAATCGCCAGGCGCTGCGCGCGCTCGCGGCGGGCCTCGTCGAGCGCGGTGTCGACCTGCACTGGCACGTCGCGATCGACGAGGCGAACCTGCCCGCAGCGCATTTCACGATCGATTGCCGCGGGCTCGGCGCGAAACCCGTGCTGCCCGCGCTGCGCGGCATCCGCGGCGAAGTCGCGCGCGTGCATGCGCCTGGTATCGGGCTCACGCGGCCCGTGCGGCTGTTGCATCCGCGCTATCCGCTGTACATCGCGCCGAAGCAGGACGATCTCTATGTGATCGGCGCGACCGAGGTCGAGGGCGAGGACATGTCGCCCGTCAGCGTGCGATCCGCGCTCGAACTGCTGAGCGCGGCGTTCTCCGTGCATCCGGCGTTCGGCGAGGCGCGCATCCTCGAACTCAATGCGCAGTGCCGGCCGACGCTGCCCGATCATCGCCCGGCGGTGATCTGGGACGGTGCGTCGACGCTCGCCGTCAACGGCCTGTACCGGCACGGCTTCATGATCGCGCCGGAAGTCGCGCATGCGGCGGTCGGGTTCGCCGAAGCCTCGCTCGGCGGCGCGTTCGGCGATGCCGACGCGTTCGCCGCGTGGCGCGACGCCGCGCGCTGGCCGACGCTCCTTCATCACCGCAACGACGCGCGCCAGCCGGCCTGA